Proteins encoded in a region of the Zea mays cultivar B73 chromosome 2, Zm-B73-REFERENCE-NAM-5.0, whole genome shotgun sequence genome:
- the LOC103648220 gene encoding uncharacterized protein codes for MMHKGINLSNKVQTTLSTQKREERRDKACEYICQFFYEASIAHNTVTLPSFALMLEAIGQFGKGLRGPSPYEMSGPFLQKRKQKVLDGFKNHKESWEQTGCTIMTDAWTDRKGRGVMNLVVHSAHGVCFLDSVDCSGERKDGKYIFDLVDKCIEEIGEANVVQVVTDNASVNTAAASLLTAKRPSIFWNGCAAHCLDLMLEDLGKLEPVEQTITSARQITNFLYAHTRVLDLMRKFLKKDLVRSGITRFATAYLNLKSLLDNKKELTRLFRSDELNELGYLKKDKGKKANKVVRSETFSKNVDIAVNFFEPLANVLRRLDSDVPAMGFFHGLMLEAKKEISERFDNDESRYKVAWDIIDKRWDSKLKTPLHLAGYYLNPYFYYPKKSEIEHDGSFRAGVINCITKMIGDEETQDKIIEELYMYQDQQGTFIWT; via the coding sequence ATGATGCATAAAGGAATTAACCTTAGCAACAAGGTTCAAACAACATTGTCAACTCAGAAAAGAGAAGAGAGAAGGGATAAGGCTTGTGAGTACATATGTCAGTTTTTCTATGAAGCTAGTATTGCACACAACACAGTCACCCTTCCTAGCTTTGCACTTATGCTTGAGGCCATTGGGCAATTTGGTAAAGGTTTGAGAGGGCCTAGTCCTTATGAGATGAGTGGACCATTCTTGCAGAAAAGGAAACAAAAGGTATTGGATGGTTTCAAGAACCACAAGGAATCATGGGAGCAAACAGGATGTACAATCATGACAGATGCATGGACAGATAGGAAGGGTAGGGGAGTGATGAATTTAGTCGTCCATAGTGCTCATGGAGTTTGCTTCTTAGATTCAGTGGACTGCTCGGGTGAGAGAAAAGATGGTAAGTACATATTTGACCTTGTGGACAAATGCATAGAGGAGATTGGGGAGGCAAATGTTGTCCAAGTGGTGACTGATAATGCTAGTGTCAATACAGCAGCAGCAAGCCTATTGACAGCAAAGAGGCCCTCAATATTTTGGAATGGATGTGCTGCTCATTGCCTAGATCTCATGCTAGAGGATCTTGGGAAGCTTGAGCCAGTGGAGCAAACTATCACAAGTGCAAGGCAGATCACTAATTTCTTGTATGCTCACACAAGGGTGTTAGATTTGATGAGAAAGTTTCTGAAGAAAGACTTGGTGAGATCTGGGATTACTAGATTTGCTACTGCCTACTTGAACTTGAAAAGCTTGCTTGATAACAAGAAAGAATTGACAAGGTTGTTCAGATCAGATGAACTTAATGAGTTGGGTTACTTGAAAAAGGACAAGGGAAAGAAAGCCAATAAAGTTGTGAGATCTGAAACCTTTTCGAAAAATGTTGATATAGCTGTAAATTTTTTTGAACCATTGGCAAATGTGTTGAGGAGACTGGACAGTGATGTACCGGCAATGGGATTCTTTCATGGATTAATGCTTGAGGCAAAGAAAGAAATTTCTGAGAGGTTTGACAATGATGAGAGCCGCTACAAAGTTGCTTGGGATATTATTGATAAGCGGTGGGATAGCAAGCTCAAAACTCCGCTTCACTTAGCTGGGTACTACTTGAATCCTTACTTTTATTATCCAAAGAAGTCTGAAATTGAGCATGATGGATCCTTTAGAGCTGGAGTGATTAATTGCATTACAAAGATGATTGGTGATGAAGAAACACAAGACAAAATAATTGAAGAACTCTACATGTACCAAGATCAACAAGGGACATTTATTTGGACATGA